One Leisingera sp. M658 genomic window carries:
- a CDS encoding type 1 glutamine amidotransferase: MKIGILQTGHSPEDLFGPFGDYDGMFRDMLDGNGFEFQTWAVVDGVLPDSADAADAWLITGSKHGAYEDHAWIPPLEDLIREINARKQPLAGICFGHQIIAQALGGKVRKFEGGWAVGRVTYQVDGQDLTLNAWHQDQVVERPQGARVLGGNDFCENGILAYGDHIISWQPHPEFPSAFVGGLIEKRGRGVVPDDLLDRAAAELDAPVDNQEIATLLAEFYRKERT, translated from the coding sequence ATGAAAATCGGCATCCTGCAAACCGGCCACTCCCCCGAAGATCTGTTCGGCCCTTTCGGAGATTACGACGGCATGTTCCGCGACATGCTGGACGGTAACGGCTTTGAATTTCAAACTTGGGCCGTGGTGGACGGGGTGCTGCCGGACAGCGCCGATGCGGCAGACGCCTGGCTGATCACCGGCTCCAAGCATGGCGCCTATGAAGATCACGCCTGGATCCCGCCGCTGGAGGATCTGATCCGCGAAATCAACGCCAGGAAACAGCCGCTGGCCGGTATCTGTTTCGGCCATCAGATCATCGCCCAGGCGCTTGGCGGCAAGGTCAGGAAGTTTGAGGGCGGCTGGGCCGTGGGCCGTGTCACCTATCAGGTGGACGGCCAGGACTTGACCCTTAATGCCTGGCATCAGGATCAGGTGGTGGAACGGCCCCAAGGTGCCCGCGTGCTGGGCGGCAACGATTTCTGCGAAAACGGCATTCTGGCCTATGGCGATCACATCATCTCCTGGCAGCCCCACCCCGAATTCCCCAGCGCCTTTGTCGGCGGCCTGATCGAAAAACGCGGCCGCGGCGTGGTGCCGGACGACCTGCTGGACCGTGCAGCCGCTGAGCTGGACGCCCCCGTGGACAACCAAGAAATCGCAACCCTCCTCGCAGAATTTTACAGGAAAGAGAGGACGTAA